ACATAATGTCAtcatacaaacaaaaagaagacttcaggtttggttttatgtttcAGCACATTCAATGGAAGAAGCTGAAGTTTTATGTGATCGTCTTGGAATTTTCGTTAATGGTAGTTTGCAATGCATAGGCAATCCAAAGGAGGTATAACTAAAAcacatcttatatatatatacttaaaaatcGTTATAAACAGAGAGTAGCTGAATTAACGACCTATTTCAAAACCTGAACTTGAGCCAGTCTTTAACTAAAACCTTAATGACAGTTGAAGGGTCGATATGGAGGATCCTATATACTGACTGTGACAACTTCAGAGGAACACGAGCAAGAAGTGGAGCAATTAGTGGATACTATTTCTAAGAACGCAAAGAAGATATATCGAACGGCGGGGACTCAGAAGTTTGAGCTTCAAAAGCAAGAGGTGAAGATCACAGAGGTCTTTCAAGCATTGGAGAAGGCAAAGATGATGTTTCCGGTGGTGGCTTGGGGACTCGCAGACACAACTCTTGAAGATGTCTTTGTGAAGGTTGCTCAAACTTCTTAGCTAATTTAACAACGTTTTCAATGTCTTCTATATCTTCTTGACCAATCTCAATCTTATTTTCATCTTATGTTAAACAACTATTACTCCAATTGATAACTTAACAAAATTACATTATTTACTTACAgtgttttgattttctaatttttcttatattatttgatttccaaatatttttgttctacACATGTCAAATGTTGTCGACTTTCTGCCTcctaaaactttataaataaaaaaagtcattttGTCAAGGTTTGCATGCATGTTAGAGTTTATCACTTATATGTTTacgaaagaattactcaaatgttatgcaaaagttggtttattattcatatcatatctgtaaatcttttgaaaattactaaaatgtttagtgccctgggtgtaattacaatttaccccttgagttttgttttttgatttcggtcagaaaaaaaaaaatacacatcagcaaattaaaatacacatcagatatgatttaacatgtcattaagcagttttttttcagatcaacatttattttttcttgtttatatcaaagagagggaaagtgaacagttttcactgttcacaaaccgccaatactaaaaataaaaaaaaactcttcttcgtcgtctctcGTCGCCGGTCACACCTGTCATTGTCCACTCTGTCGCCGTCAatctctcgccgtcatctctcgccgtaTTTGcttgctctctctctattcGTCGTCGCACTCActctcttcgtcgtcgcactctctttcttcgtcgtcgctttctctctcttcgtcgtcttcGTTTAAACGTTCCGGTATGTGTCGAATGTTTAGTTTCgagttttccggctgaatgtgggtttttaTCGATGATTTACGGCTGATTGTCACCGTCTCTAATGGCGGCTggtttgttagatctattcgattcgatggctgatttacttttagggtttacggctgatttgttagatctattcgattcgatggctgatttgtttgttgatgtggctgagttacggctgagttttgtattggtgactgagttattttgtgctttagatttgagttatgtatttgtggctgagttatgttatgctttgtgtatgagtttgttttatgttgtggctgatttattttatgatttacttatgaattatattatttagcagatgtcgatggtgattatttctgaagaacaagcaagggattaccccccaagaCTATACGCTGAAGGAATCTCTAATCTAGAGTTTAGAGAAATTAATACCAATTTCAGGATGGGAGAATTCTCTACGATTAGAGAATCAATAGGACAGGATGCGTGGGATGAAACGAAGaaagtacctattggaataatctctaagctagttgatagccaattcgtctggtctggtaaggttgtacatttcctactatgtaaccagttaagggtacataagaaggagctttggtttgtggtcagtggtcaacctatcaggtttgggttgaatgaatttgctcatgtcacggggttaaacatagacccaatgccgacagaacggtttgaacttgaagaggaacataaagcgttcttcagacttttgcaagtgcctggtggggaaggtccatcattaaatgaactcagggaagcattaaaaGTGTGTTGGGGATGGAAAATCCCTaatcatcgtaaatggttggggctgttgcttcttcaacacattggactttatagtttgcatcataactctagaattccatatgaaagtgccaaaagagtttttgatgatgaagcaatgaagacttATCCatggggtcggtcagcatttgaagcccTTGTTGATAGTATAAAGATATTGAGGCCTACGGGGAAATCGTACACCCttagtgggtttacacccgtgttacaggcttgggcgtatgagtccatcaaatgctttggagatcggtttgggaatgcatcagctgaaGATGATGCCATACTGTTACTTCGATGAcgtggaaaccgtacacgttcaacGATGGAAACGgttattgctgaagagatcaaagcgcttggtgaggtaatgttttgattgtgttatgatAGACTGATAGTTACTGGCTGATTATTGTTTAAATGATGGCTGATATATGGTTTAGCAGTGGTTGAGTGATTAGCGGctgttatgactgagttattatttagtatAGTAAGTgctgagttatggctgagttattgttcttttatggctgagttatggtttaatgatggctgatttatggtattatatggctgagttatggtttagttatggatgagttatggttttgttatggctgagttattgttctTTGAATGCTGATTTATGGTCTTAGATGGCTGAGTTAATtgtttagtgatggctgagttaaaacttactgatgggttttataatctcttatgttacagctgcgtgtctgtaaaatggttatgaaggaaaatggctACGATCTATTTCATACGTGGTCAGATCAAGAAGACGACCCAACAATTAATCGcctgatcgaagacatacatatggataagtttgttaaagggttttgggatgtgaaggagattgagaagaagaaaaagaaaaagaaagctaaagcggctgttgagtctgaatctcctcccgcaaagaagcggaaagtcCATAACCAAGTGACCACCATTCAGGGTGGtgaatctggtgaaggagcAGGAGCTgcacaagagaagaagaagaaaggaaaaaaggtaagtgctatggtgtatagtgagtttatattatatgtaacCTTTCGTTAGCCTGTTTACGacagtttgtgtatttgtttcagttggctagtgaggaggaagatgcggGGGAAGATGTGTCGGTTATAACTCTCGTTGACTTGGTGTGCAGGTTAAACTTAAGGTTTGACACCCTTGATACAAACATTGCAAATATGCTTCtagatctggagaagaagattggagatagAATAGAACAGAGGATGAAGGAAAGGATTGATACCAGGTTTAGACCTTTTGAGCGTgatctcaaacagatgaaagatcaCGTGCTTTCCATGAGTGTTAGAGAAAATGGCCAAAACACGGCATCTGCGTTTACGGATGTATCGATAAAGAACCTGATATCACCGGACCTTCAGGCAAAACTACCGGNctgagttatggctgagttattgttcttttatggctgagttatggtttaatgatggctgatttatggtattatatggctgagttatggtttagttatggatgagttatggttttgttatggctgagttattgttctTTGAATGCTGATTTATGGTCTTAGATGGCTGAGTTAATtgtttagtgatggctgagttaaaacttactgatgggttttataatctcttatgttacagctgcgtgtctgtaaaatggttatgaaggaaaatggctACGATCTATTTCATACGTGGTCAGATCAAGAAGACGACCCAACAATTAATCGcctgatcgaagacatacatatggataagtttgttaaagggttttgggatgtgaaggagattgagaagaagaaaaagaaaaagaaagctaaagcggctgttgagtctgaatctcctcccgcaaagaagcggaaagtcCATAACCAAGTGACCACCATTCAGGGTGGtgaatctggtgaaggagcAGGAGCTgcacaagagaagaagaagaaaggaaaaaaggtaagtgctatggtgtatagtgagtttatattatatgtaacCTTTCGTTAGCCTGTTTACGacagtttgtgtatttgtttcagttggctagtgaggaggaagatgcggGGGAAGATGTGTCGGTTATAACTCTCGTTGACTTGGTGTGCAGGTTAAACTTAAGGTTTGACACCCTTGATACAAACATTGCAAATATGCTTCtagatctggagaagaagattggagatagAATAGAACAGAGGATGAAGGAAAGGATTGATACCAGGTTTAGACCTTTTGAGCGTgatctcaaacagatgaaagatcaCGTGCTTTCCATGAGTGTTAGAGAAAATGGCCAAAACACGGCATCTGCGTTTACGGATGTATCGATAAAGAACCTGATATCACCGGACCTTCAGGCAAAACTACCGGGAACAACAGGTCCACCAGTCATTCCAggaaaaaagcaagaaaactactctgtcaacagtcctccggtaatgtctaatttatcttaattttatggctgattttccaggatgtttaggttgagttatcattatcgttaattgtcttcgctatgttaTACATGAAAAGAATTCTGTTGATGGCAGTGGTTTGGATTGGATCAGTAAGAATCTGATGGATAAGTTTGATAATCCTATTGATTTTCTtcagaagtctccagctgctaagaagtctccagctacTAAGAAaccgccgacctcaatctcactctcgccgaACTCACAACCACTAGACAAGAAGTTTTGACCATCAGATGGTCGAACTCACAAAAGTTTTGAGTTGACaccgccgacctcaatctcactctcgccgaACTCAATCTCGCCGACCTTGACTTCATTCACGGAGCTGCTCGCGCCAACCCCAACCTTACTCTCGCCAACCTCAATCTCGCCAACCTCAATGTCACTCTCCCCAACCTCAATCTCCGCCCGCCGATCTGGCTCAATTTCTCTAACTCTTAGTTACCAACTATGTGCAACAACTTCATCCTCAATCATTACAGATCCATTATCAAGCACTACGCTCTGTAAGAATGTGCTCAAGACACATAACATATAGACAAGCTCTGCGCTCCACAACAACACACTCAACGCATACAACATCAGAACGAGTTCCGAGCTCAACAGAAACTATCGCTTTAACCATCACCGCACGAAGGAAGATCTTCCTAAGGCAGTCTGGAACGCCCAACGCCGAGCATGCATATGTTAAGACTCGAAGTACGCCCGCCGATCGCAGAAATACCTCACTCGTCGGACTGAGGaggggactattgttggatatgggcttcgTCCTAATATGCCGCTCACATATAAATAGCTCAAGACCTTTATTGGGAACCTCATCTTGACCCCCGGACAATACCCTGAGAGCAATaatttgcatcgaaaactgttaTTGTCTTTTGTGTAATTCATTTCCGCTTTCGAGCTCGTTATTATTGgcttgttagttctcctgtgaactgacgagctcaaTCTTGACTCGTGTTAATAACGACCTCACGTTtttatcgttaataaaagaaccagcttcactctttccccAAAAACCTTTATTTACTTAGTATTGTGCAATCTCCAGTACAAACAACTAGGCTCCATGATTATCATTTATACCCgaagattataatttttacatGTTCAACGTCAAAATTTGATTGTTCATGTTTTATAATATTGGTCATGCATAGGTTTggtcatttatatatatgtacattgtTGGCAGATGACACAATAAGATGCAGGGTTGTGAATTTCTACGAGGTTTTTTATAACCTGTTTGTTTGTGGATGATTTAATGgaaaccaatttttttcatGCATTGGAGAGGGTAAAGATGATGTTAATTCCGGTGGTGGCTTGGGAACTTGCAGACAACTTTTGAAGATGTCTTTGTAAAGGTTGCCCAAACTTCTTAACTAACAACGTTTTcaatgtcttctcttgatcaatCTCAATCTTTTCTACGTCTTATGTCAAGTTCAAAgtcataaattatatttcatagTCTCTAGGGCCTCTAGCCACTTATATGCTCTTAATACGAAGGAGGCATGCATATACACAACCGGACTAAGAAAATTTGTCAACTAGttttattatgattatgattaagAGAAAACAActcttttttaatcaaattattaaattcaTCTTGTCGTTTTTTTGGTATTTGACGTGACACTTCCAAGATTctcaattaatttatattactcACCTGCGTTTTTGCTGTCTAAATGATTTCGTtattaaaaattacagtaaTACGACAAAATTTCATCACTTCAAAGATATGGCatataaaaatagtatatacgtatatatgtatatatatagtgacTAATCCATAAATCAAGAAATgcattataaattttaaacaaaatttgtgactgatgcaataattttattttaatatatgtgaaTGTGGAATAGTTTACCAAATTTATTATCACTAGTTCGATTAGACAATTTTTGAGTTGATTGATTATCACTTTCTAAGATTTTCAACTCAAAAGTTGCCTGATAATAAATTTGTTAAACTATTCCACACTCACAATagttctaaacttctaacaacAATATTTTATACCAAACTATTATTACTAAATTTGTTATTTCTAACAACAATAGTTCTttttcgaaagaaaaaaaaaaacaagaatagtTATATCTTACGCATCAGCATCATTTATTTTCGTAAATAGTTAATACGAACTTCTAAAAAGGGGAACTCATCATGATCATGATAGTCTTCATTTTAGACGTAATATATTCCACGAATAATAACGAGTCTCTTCATCTTATCCCATTGTTATCGCTTTCTTAACTCTCATTTGTCCCTATTCCTATGCTTGGTCTATTCTTCCTTTATcgatcaaaataaaatttactctgtcaaatctttttttttttctttatgaaaaATAAGGAGACAAACGTTGAGAAAACCTATACGATTGCAGGAGTTAAGTTCAAAAACTTTTggtataaaatatacaaaacaaaaccttcATCAACGATTTAGGGGCATAAGAGCATCtctaattgttttatattttttcctttataataAAGATCTTTTATAATAAAGGTGAATTTTACTCCAATCCACCTCTATTTTTACCTTTAAAATAgagattactatttttttttacaaagagtTCTTCTATTTTAGAGATGAgaatagaggtgggttggagtaaaactcacctctattataaagatctctattatagagaaaaaaatatgaaaaatcatTAGAGATGGTCTAAGCATAAGCTGCATAACTCTCTTGTGAGTTATGTCTAAATGGTAATTTATAATTAAGTAAGTGGTTAAAATTTTCAAGAATGGTTTGGAAATTAAAACTTACTCTGGTCGCCAAAAACTACAAATTCATTTAGGATATACTTTTCAAACCAGAGAATTAGTACAAAtcaaaattctagaaatttacCATTCATGCAAGTGGTCCGTGGTAGGCATTTATGAATACCGGACTTTGTTCGTGCCCACAACGAGCACGCACACGTACCAAAACTCAATAAAGAAACgtaaaaacgaaagaaaaattcaaaaagagagaaaatttgtatatactAAAATAGAATAAATTTATTCGtgataaaataaagaaataaatagaaGTATTCAAAGTCTATACAGTGAGACGAGCACGCACACATAcatcttaaaattatttttctacaaaataatatagaacaattaaaaacactaaaaatggtttaaatttttgtatatttgtaagaaacaaatataaatattatggaacaattgttttttaaatgtctaaatataaaataattcaagactaattttttttttttgtcaactaaaatatcttctaaacaaatctaaattacaaagaagattaaaaaaaaaaatcaaagttttggGATAATAGTCTCATCTCTCTCATCCACACTAATATAAATAGGATACACAcacattacaaaaagaaaaatccaaaattatctctctttcttttttccatttctctctctctctctctctctcatcactCAATAGTAGATCTTGATTGATCTGAAAAAATGGTGAAGAAGACATCGTCGTCATTACACGTTCCGAGTGTATCTGTTTTGATGGTGTTGTTATGTTGTTGTGTTGATTACAGTCTCTGTGAAAAGAAGATCAAAACCTATAAGCTCACCAGAGGAAACTTTAGTGTTACCTTCACTAACTATGGTGCTGTCATGACCTCTCTTCTCCTCCCTGACAGACAtggtcactctctctctctctctctttcttcctctctccctctctgtctcttctgatttttttctctgttttaaatCTGATACTTCTTATGATGATTCACAGGAAAGCAAGATGATGTTGTTCTTGGATTTGATAGTCTTGATAGTTACAAGGTAATTACTTTTTCCTGATCTTTTAGTTGTTATCGCAGTTTTAGTTGTTATCACATTTTTGGTCAAAACTTTGGGTTTTAGATAGAACCTAAATGTTCGGCTCAAAAAGCATTGTCACGTTATTCGATATCCTCCACTTATACAATTAATCCAAAACCAATGACTCGCAACCCACGTTGATATTTAGGCGTTACTGTTAGAAATAACAaatttagtaataataatttcCTCGGTTTTGGATATTTTACTGTACAGAATGATACAACTTATTTTGGAGCAATAGTGGGAAGAGTGGCTAATAGAATAGGAGGTGCTCAGTTCAAGTTAAATGGTCAATTGTACAAAACCAGTCCCAACGACGGCTATAACACTCTCCATGGTATTTATTACTTTTATCTTAATTTGATCTCACTCACTACTCCTTTGTTGgaaatttcatttatatttaaaaaatgctATCACTAATCAACTTTTTACAAAAATCAGGTGGTACAAAGGGATTCAGTGATGTGATTTGGTCAGTCCAAAGCTACGTTCCCACTAGCCACATTACTTTCAAATACGACAGCTTCGACGgtgaagaaggtaaaaaaaaaaccaaaaactaacaTCATTGTCATCCTTATTCTAAAATCTAACCCATAAAATTACTCTCTCCAATTTACCAACTAACCCATATAACGAATtgaaatgtaattttaatttttggttattttttaaaggtttCCCCGGAAACGTGACGGTGAAAGTGACGTACATGATCGGTAAAAACATACTCGGAGTTAAAATGGAAGCAAAACCACTAAACAAACCAACACCAATCAACTTAGCCCTCCACACATACTGGAACCTCCGTAGCCACAACTCCGGCGACATCCTCTCCCACAAAATCCAACTCCTCGCCGATAAAATCACTCCCGTCGACGACACACTCATCCCAACCGGCGAAATCACCTCCATAGCCGGAACACCTTACGATTTCCTCGAGCCACGCGAGATCGGGAGCCGGATCCACGAGCTACCCGGCGGTTACGACATCAACTACATCATCGACGGACCGATCGGGAAACATCTGAGGAAAACGGCGGTTGTGACGGAGGATGTCACAGGGAGGAAGATGGAGCTGTGGACGAACCAGCCTGGCGTACAGTTCTACACGAGTAACATGTTGAAACGCGTCGTCGGAAAAGGTAAAGCGGTTTATGGGAAATACGGAGGTTTGTGTTTGGAGACTCAAGGCTTCCCAGATTCCGTCAATCACAAGAATTTTCCGACGCAGATTGTGAACCCCGGCGAGACTTATTTGCATGTTATGCTTTTCAGATTCACCGCTCATTAATCGGGTCGGGTCAGATCGATTTGGGTCGGgtttttagggttctaattttcacgattaataataataaatttgggGCTCGATTTTATTATGCTTCTTTAATCTCTTGTAGATGAAATAATTCGACAAGTTCGTGGTAATGAAATAATTCGACTTTTGCAGccaattatttcattttttttttcttaaatgattCAATTCCCAAAttgttaaattaaaagattatttttcaCAAGAAAGTACCAAATTTTTTAGGAGTGAGTTCAGACAGAAACATAAAACGGTTTCAGgttctttttttaaaatggacTAAGGAGCAGAGTTGGAGGTGGGAGGTTTCTTGAACTCGATCTTGTCCACTTTAACCTCTCCATCGATTAGCTCATAGACGTAAACCACAGCTCGGAAACCATCGATGTCCATAAGGACAAAGCTTGGGTTAACGTCTTGGTTTATGCTGCTGTAAGCTCCGGTTGCAGATCCCGGGTTGATCACCACTCCTCCTTCGTGTTTGTAGGCTGTGAACTGGTGGGTATGACCTGTTACAAGTATGTCAACGCCGAGCTGTCTCTGAAGCATGGCGAGTGAGTCTAGATCACCCCATGGGATCACCTGTACGTACAGCAAAATAGAGAAGCTCTTTTCATACCACTGCAAATAAGGTTTAAAGTTCAACAAACCCATTGCTTCCTAAAAAACATGGAAGAACCAGAGAACCAAATTCTATGATGACAAGACGTTGGTAAATAGAAAAACGAACCTAAACGAGGCATCTCTTTCACAGTTTAACTTAAGTCTACAACATTGACATGATAAATCAACAGTGCTTAAACTGACTTTCCCATTTACTACTATCTAAAAACACATTCTTTATCATGAATTGAATAGGTAAGTGTAGATTAGAGGCATCTAGACAAAAGCAATGTATCACTGTTTGTCCATATGACAATGTAAAGACTAGAGAGAAAAACTATTTGATGTGACAGTCAGAGCCTGATTACATTATCATGCATGTAGCAATAGGCGAGCAAAAACTGAAACTCACTGGATAAGGACACAAACCAACAAAGCAATGAAGTAAAGGCAagcaaaattaagttttaaaatcgATATTTTAATAAACAGATGGTGTATAATACAACTACGGATTATTCATATGCTGCGAAAATGCTAATATGTCTAACTCGTAATGCTCACAATGAAATggggaagagaagaaaaactgAACCTGGTGGCCATGGCACAGACCCAGCTTGAATTGCCCGATAGTCAAGGTTTTGTTCTCAGGGTATCGTGCATCTTCGTCAAACTCCCCTCGAACTATATGCAAATCAGGACAGATAGTCTTCAAGTAGTCATGGATTTCCTAAAACGGTCATAATATGTTAAGCCTCCTACCACAAACATGACCAAGAAAAGACTTCACAGCATACGAACAAATCAGGTCTGCAACTTCTCTAAGATGGGTTATCAACTAAACGCCTCACAAACTTCTTAACACATCTTCCAACTAAACGAACATAACTGGATTATCATAAACGACTAATCGATGCTGAGCTAATCAATTCACAATTCCATTGAACAAGCAAATCTAAAACTAACACTGATCCAACCAAAACTGTAAGCCTCAAACTACCATGTATGAATTAAAATCTCACACTACCTAGTAAGAATGTAGTTCGAAACAATACACAAACAAGATAGACTTGTAGGATTCAGAGCGGAAATAGACtctaatcaaaatttataagatCAAAATTAAACATGATAGAGATGTAAAgattaaaaatttgagaaaaccCTACTTTGATGCAGAGATTGCCAGTGCAGATGATGTGTTGAATCTTCCCAGGGACAAGCATTGATTTGAACTTAGGAGGTAGATCAGCTGCTCTATGGGGTACATGGAGATCCCCCAATGCCAATACCAGCACCATTTCTAACTTCCACTAGAAATTATAAACCTTCAAACAAGTttgcagaaaaacaaaaatcaatatttgtCACTTTTAACACTAACGCGTAAAGAATCTGGGTAGAGAAGCAGATCAAATACCAAAAGTCAATGAGATCAAacgatataaaaaaaaaaaaaaaaaaggtggaaTTTATCATGATTTTCAACAAACTGATTTTCAACAGTGCTTACAATATAATTACTAAACCAACGTTTCAGTTGACTACAACTGTTAATTCTTTTATTCCACTAAAATCGAACCTAAATTAGATTTAGTGCAAAGGAAAGCAAAGCCAAGCCAACAAAAAAAGGTATGGTTTTGACACAATTAAGACAAAACCCAGATGTGGTTTAACACATATACTTCACCACTAGCTGCGTTGAAGAGACTTAAAGGCTTGATGATTGATTCTTACCACAGAAGAAATACAAAGGTAGATGATTTGTCCCCCCCAAAGGCCCAAAGTTATAAGCGGCAACTAAAGAAGATCGAGCTTTTACCAGATCAGGGGCTCAAATATATATCGAATAAGATTCGTGATTGAAGAcaatttttgtgttatgttcgTCAGGGGGATCTCAGCGATCGCCCATGGAAAAGAAGAtcctttatttcttcttttctctctgatGATCGCTCCTTATTAGAGTTTAGACtgcgtttttattttttgttttttttttctcagcaaaagaaacataaactaCACGACGCCGTATGATACCCGGTTTTATCACATCCGTAGGCGAATTTgtagaaccaaaccaaacccacaTTTAAACCGGACATGGAAAGTGTTTAGAACAAATCCCAGTAAGTTAAAAGTTTTGTATAATGATCATGGTGGTTGATTCGG
The sequence above is drawn from the Camelina sativa cultivar DH55 chromosome 4, Cs, whole genome shotgun sequence genome and encodes:
- the LOC104780585 gene encoding aldose 1-epimerase, whose protein sequence is MVKKTSSSLHVPSVSVLMVLLCCCVDYSLCEKKIKTYKLTRGNFSVTFTNYGAVMTSLLLPDRHGKQDDVVLGFDSLDSYKNDTTYFGAIVGRVANRIGGAQFKLNGQLYKTSPNDGYNTLHGGTKGFSDVIWSVQSYVPTSHITFKYDSFDGEEGFPGNVTVKVTYMIGKNILGVKMEAKPLNKPTPINLALHTYWNLRSHNSGDILSHKIQLLADKITPVDDTLIPTGEITSIAGTPYDFLEPREIGSRIHELPGGYDINYIIDGPIGKHLRKTAVVTEDVTGRKMELWTNQPGVQFYTSNMLKRVVGKGKAVYGKYGGLCLETQGFPDSVNHKNFPTQIVNPGETYLHVMLFRFTAH
- the LOC104780587 gene encoding vacuolar protein sorting-associated protein 29, which gives rise to MVLVLALGDLHVPHRAADLPPKFKSMLVPGKIQHIICTGNLCIKEIHDYLKTICPDLHIVRGEFDEDARYPENKTLTIGQFKLGLCHGHQVIPWGDLDSLAMLQRQLGVDILVTGHTHQFTAYKHEGGVVINPGSATGAYSSINQDVNPSFVLMDIDGFRAVVYVYELIDGEVKVDKIEFKKPPTSNSAP